The following proteins come from a genomic window of Achromobacter sp. AONIH1:
- the hemA gene encoding glutamyl-tRNA reductase, whose translation MSVAVLAFGLNHTSAPVSVRERVSMPVDLVRPALDGLRSAFGGSVREAAILSTCNRTEIYCAADGHVAEQLPAWLADYNRLDAGTLRPHLYRHHQDDAVRHAFRVASGLDSMVLGETQIVGQMKDAVRAAGEAGSLGTLLHQMFQRTFSVAKEVRSQTAIGAQSVSMAAAAVRLAERVFGDLGQARTLFIGAGEMIELCATHFAAQRPRSMVVANRTAERAELLANRFSASTMKLSDLTDRLSEFDVIVSCTASSLPILGLGMVERATRLRRHRPMVMIDLAVPRDIEPEVGRLDDVYLYSVDDLGRLVQTGTDARRAAVVQAEAIIETRVQGFMHWMQSREVVPVIRDLHQAAEDVRAAELERARRMLARGESPEAVLEQLAHGLTQKYLHGPLAALNRSEGEDRKQLLAWMPRLFPGRDSRR comes from the coding sequence ATGTCGGTAGCTGTCCTTGCCTTCGGTCTGAATCACACGTCCGCGCCGGTCTCGGTTCGCGAACGCGTGTCCATGCCCGTCGATCTGGTCAGGCCCGCGCTGGACGGATTGCGCTCGGCCTTCGGCGGCTCGGTCCGCGAAGCCGCCATCCTCTCGACCTGTAACCGCACCGAGATCTATTGCGCGGCCGACGGCCATGTGGCCGAGCAACTGCCGGCCTGGCTGGCCGACTACAACCGGCTCGACGCCGGCACCCTGCGCCCGCACCTCTACCGCCATCACCAGGACGACGCCGTGCGTCACGCCTTCCGCGTGGCCAGCGGCCTGGATTCCATGGTGTTGGGCGAGACCCAGATCGTGGGCCAGATGAAGGACGCCGTGCGCGCGGCCGGCGAGGCCGGTTCGCTCGGCACGCTGCTGCACCAGATGTTCCAGCGCACCTTCTCGGTGGCCAAGGAAGTGCGGTCGCAGACCGCCATCGGCGCGCAGTCCGTGTCCATGGCCGCGGCCGCCGTGCGCCTGGCCGAGCGCGTGTTCGGCGACCTGGGCCAGGCCCGCACGCTGTTCATCGGCGCCGGCGAGATGATCGAACTCTGCGCCACGCACTTCGCCGCGCAACGCCCGCGCAGCATGGTCGTGGCCAATCGCACGGCCGAGCGCGCCGAGCTGCTGGCCAATCGTTTCTCGGCCAGCACCATGAAGCTGTCGGACCTGACCGACCGCTTGTCCGAATTCGATGTGATCGTGTCCTGTACGGCCAGCTCCCTGCCCATCCTCGGGCTGGGGATGGTGGAGCGGGCCACGCGGCTACGCCGCCACCGCCCGATGGTCATGATCGACCTGGCCGTGCCGCGCGATATCGAACCGGAAGTCGGCCGCCTGGACGACGTCTACCTGTATTCGGTGGACGACCTGGGCCGCCTGGTGCAGACCGGCACCGACGCGCGCCGCGCGGCCGTGGTGCAGGCCGAAGCCATCATCGAAACCCGCGTCCAGGGCTTCATGCACTGGATGCAATCCCGCGAAGTGGTGCCCGTCATCCGCGACCTGCACCAGGCCGCCGAGGACGTGCGCGCCGCCGAGCTGGAGCGCGCGCGCCGCATGCTGGCGCGCGGCGAATCGCCCGAGGCCGTGCTGGAGCAGCTGGCCCACGGCCTGACCCAGAAATACCTGCATGGCCCGCTGGCCGCGCTGAACCGCAGCGAAGGCGAGGACCGCAAGCAGCTGCTTGCCTGGATGCCGCGCCTGTTCCCCGGCCGCGACTCCCGCCGTTAG
- the prfA gene encoding peptide chain release factor 1 gives MKSSMRSRLEHLCHRLIEVDAMLAEPDTASDMDRFRKLSRERAELEPVVEAFNAFVRSEEDLATAQEMLSDPDMKAMAEEEIKASRGKIEELEGALQLLLLPRDPNDGRSLFLEIRAGTGGDESALFSGDLLRMYTRYAEQRGWRVELMSESPSELGGYKEVIARIDGDGAYGRLKFESGAHRVQRVPATEAQGRIHTSACTVAIMAEADEVSEIVINPSDLRIDTFRASGAGGQHINKTDSAVRITHLPTGLVVECQDDRSQHRNKDKAMQVLAARLKDKETRERQSKEAAERKSLIGSGDRSERIRTYNFPQGRVTDHRINLTLYKLQQIMEGDLEELTGALIAEHQAEQLAALGDDV, from the coding sequence ATGAAATCATCCATGCGCAGCCGGCTGGAGCATCTGTGCCATCGCCTCATCGAGGTCGACGCCATGCTTGCCGAACCGGACACCGCGTCCGACATGGACCGCTTCCGCAAGCTCTCGCGCGAGCGCGCCGAGCTGGAGCCCGTGGTCGAGGCCTTCAATGCCTTCGTGCGCAGCGAGGAAGATCTCGCCACCGCGCAGGAGATGCTGTCCGATCCCGACATGAAGGCCATGGCCGAGGAAGAGATCAAGGCCAGCCGGGGCAAGATCGAGGAACTGGAAGGCGCGCTGCAGCTGCTGCTGTTGCCGCGCGATCCCAATGACGGCCGCAGCCTGTTCCTGGAAATCCGCGCCGGCACCGGCGGCGACGAGAGCGCGCTGTTCTCGGGCGACCTGCTGCGCATGTACACGCGCTATGCCGAGCAGCGCGGCTGGCGCGTCGAGCTGATGTCGGAAAGCCCGTCCGAGCTGGGGGGCTACAAGGAAGTGATCGCGCGCATCGACGGCGACGGCGCCTACGGCCGACTCAAGTTCGAGTCCGGCGCGCACCGCGTGCAGCGCGTGCCCGCCACCGAGGCGCAGGGCCGCATCCACACCTCGGCCTGCACGGTGGCCATCATGGCCGAGGCCGACGAGGTGTCCGAGATCGTCATCAACCCCAGCGACCTGCGCATCGACACCTTCCGCGCCAGCGGCGCCGGCGGGCAGCACATCAACAAGACCGATTCGGCCGTGCGCATTACCCACCTGCCGACCGGGCTGGTGGTGGAATGCCAGGACGACCGCTCGCAGCACCGCAACAAGGACAAGGCCATGCAGGTGCTGGCCGCGCGCCTGAAGGACAAAGAAACCCGCGAGCGCCAGAGCAAGGAAGCGGCCGAGCGCAAGAGCCTGATCGGCTCGGGCGACCGCTCCGAGCGCATCCGCACCTACAACTTCCCGCAGGGCCGCGTGACCGACCATCGCATCAACCTGACGCTGTACAAGCTGCAGCAGATCATGGAAGGCGACCTGGAAGAACTGACCGGCGCGCTGATCGCCGAACACCAGGCCGAGCAGCTGGCGGCGCTGGGCGACGACGTCTGA